The Oscillospiraceae bacterium genome contains the following window.
GTTCGGTCCCTATCTGTCGTGGGCGCAGGATATTTGAAAGGCGCTGTCCCTAGTACGAGAGGACCGGGATGGACGAACCTCTGGTGCACCAGTTGTCACGCCAGTGGCACAGCTGGGCAGCTATGTTCGGATCGGATAAACGCTGAAAGCATCTAAGCGTGAAGCCGGCCTTAAGATAAGATATCCCACTGAGTCAATCAGGTAAGACCCCTTGAAGACTACAAGGTTGATAGGCACACAGTGTAAGTGAAGTGATTCATTCAGCTAGCGTGTACTAATAGGTCGAGGGCTTGACCCCATCTTGATCAGATACTCTATTTGCTAAGAAAGCAGTTCGATATTCAGTTTTGAGGGTACATCCTCAACAAAAAGAGAAGCATGACGAAGGTCACGCGTTGGCCGGTGTCGATGACGGTGAGGTTCCACCTGTTCCCATTCCGAACACAGAAGTTAAGCTCACTTGTGCCGAAGATAGTTGGCTGGAAACGGCCTGTGAAAATAGGTAGATGCCGGCTTCTCTTTTATTATGGCCCGTTGGTCAAGCGGTTAAGACAGCGGCCTCTCACGCCGTTAACGTGGGTTCGATTCCCGCACGGGTCACCAAACACAGACAAAAACGAACCAGTCATTTATATTTGTGAATGGCGTGTTCGGTATTGTCGTCGCCCGCGAGCCGGGCAACTAAAAAAGCCCCTCACCGTCGATATAGACGAGTGAGGGGCTTTTTCTATGCCTTATTATTCAGTTTCGTCGGCTGCGCTTTCCTCGCCGCCCGATTTCTGCCGCAAGACGGCGAGAGCGTCTTTCAACGCCGGGGGCATGGGAACGCCCATAATGCCGAGATTTTCGACGATACTCATGCCGTCATTTGCGCAGAAAAAGAGAATTACCGCCGTGCGCGTAACGCCCTCCGTTCCCGCGAGCAAGTCCACCTTATAGGCGACCAGCACGACGAGCAAAATCGCGCCTTTTCTGAACAGGCCCTTGATGCTGGCCTTGCTCTCGAAAGTGCCGTCGGCGCTTTTCGGGCTCTTGTGCCAGATCAAGGCGCAGACGACGCCCGTAATGTAATCGACGGCCATAATGCAGACGAGGGCCTTGAGGGCCCCGTCCCATCCGCCGAGGGCCTCGGCGATAGCCGT
Protein-coding sequences here:
- a CDS encoding phage holin family protein, coding for MMNEARTAYYGALTAFSLVGTAIAEALGGWDGALKALVCIMAVDYITGVVCALIWHKSPKSADGTFESKASIKGLFRKGAILLVVLVAYKVDLLAGTEGVTRTAVILFFCANDGMSIVENLGIMGVPMPPALKDALAVLRQKSGGEESAADETE